One Xiphophorus couchianus chromosome 1, X_couchianus-1.0, whole genome shotgun sequence genomic region harbors:
- the dcp1a gene encoding mRNA-decapping enzyme 1A, giving the protein METLTAGHMMSLAALQRQDPYINKLLDVTGQVALYNFNSKVNEWEKTEIEGTLFVYSRSASPHHGFTIMNRLSTENLVEPINKDLEFQLQDPFLLYRNGNLGIYSIWFYDKRDCHRIAQLMVKIVKQEADHALRKTPERVDPGRTNGVAESRPIDILELLSKAKEEYQRAQSGETDVSAELNMKTSINKASEPTHSTHPAEKSSHTMVKQITVEELFGSPLPKEHSAQNAASSSSSGDLPSAYVQKQPYPAAAHQAPLLTQQFSTHDPSSSQQPHGPTPIPAPYTLNPSPVFKPMVPMPDPQPHCSVSPLLMAPAGSEHQNNLTAPAAPSAAFLGQNIVSSLKPAASSVNSGIHKPILAPSFLPSTLFPPHSFQEPKKDVFSQPPKLIAPMSAIPMSPGLAVPGSDASVLLSPSAFQQTTNKKTTVPVIQSAPPDPSSASGRAAEILQAPCSKTQLQDILIHLIENDSDFLSAIHDAYLQSVSKDFSSMKL; this is encoded by the exons ATGGAGACTTTAACTGCGGGACATATGATGAGCTTAGCTGCTCTACAGAGACAAGACCCGTACATAAACAAGCTGCTGGATGTTACCGGTCAGGTAGCTCTCTACAACTTCAACTCCAAAGTGAACGAATGG gaGAAGACTGAAATCGAAGGAACACTATTTGTTTATTCGAG GTCTGCCTCACCTCACCATGGCTTCACCATCATGAATCGACTGAGTACAGAGAACCTCGTGGAGCCGATAAACAAAGATCTGGAGTTCCAGCTCCAGGATCCCTTCCTGCTCTACAGGAATGGCAACT TGGGTATCTATAGCATTTGGTTCTACGACAAACGGGACTGTCACCGCATCGCCCAGCTGATGGTCAA GATTGTGAAACAAGAAGCGGATCACGCCCTGAGAAAGACCCCAGAGAGGGTGGATCCAGGGAGAACCAATGGAGTCGCAGAATCCCGACCCATCGACATCCTGGAGCTGCTCAGCAAAGCCAAGGAGGAATACCAGAGG GCCCAGAGTGGAGAAACAGACGTGTCTGCAgagttaaatatgaaaacaagcATCAACAAGGCTTCAGAACCTACACACAGTACACATCCAGCTGAAAAG AGCTCTCACACCATGGTGAAGCAGATCACTGTTGAGGAGCTCTTTGGTTCTCCGCTCCCTAAAGAACATTCCGCGCAGAACGCcgcctcatcctcctcctctggcGACCTCCCTAGCGCCTACGTGCAGAAGCAGCCGTATCCTGCTGCAGCTCACCAGGCTCCTCTCCTCACCCAGCAGTTCTCAACCCACGACCCCAGCTCTAGCCAGCAGCCACACGGACCCACTCCCATCCCCGCTCCCTACACACTCAATCCCAGTCCTGTCTTCAAACCCATGGTCCCCATGCCAGACCCCCAGCCTCACTGCTCTGTCTCCCCTCTGCTGATGGCTCCAGCTGGATCGGAGCATCAGAATAACCTCACCGCACCCGCAGCACCTTCAGCCGCCTTTCTGGGACAGAACATTGTTAGCTCTCTCAAGCCAGCAGCTTCATCTGTGAATTCCGGCATCCACAAACCTATCCTGGCTCCCAGCTTCCTGCCGAGCACGCTGTTCCCCCCTCACAGCTTCCAAGAGCCCAAGAAGGACGTTTTCTCTCAGCCTCCCAAACTGATTGCGCCAATGTCT gCTATTCCTATGAGCCCTGGTCTTGCTGTTCCAGGCTCAGATGCTTCAGTGCTGCTCTCCCCAAGCGCTTTCCAGCagactacaaataaaaaaacaacagtaccGGTCATCCAGTCCGCCCCTCCGGATCCATCCTCTGCttctggaagagctgcagagattctgCAGGCCCCCTGCAGTAAAACACAGCTGCAGGACATTTTGATACACCTCATTGAG AATGACTCGGACTTCCTCAGTGCCATCCATGACGCTTACCTGCAGAGCGTATCCAAGGACTTCAGCAGCATGAAGCTGTAG
- the LOC114148236 gene encoding transketolase yields the protein MEDYHKPDQQTVQALRNIAARLRINSIKATTAAGSGHPTSCCSAAEIMSVLFFHSMKYRPEDPRNPNNDRFILSKGHAAPVLYAVWAEVGYLKENELLNLRKVDSILEGHPVPKQQFVDVATGSLGQGLGAACGMAYTGKYFDKASYRVFCLLGDGEASEGAVWEAMAFASYYQLDNLVAIMDINRLGQSDPAPLQHHVEKYQRRCEAFGWHAIIVDGHSVEELCKVLSQPRHQPLAIIAKTIKGKGIPAAEDKMGWHGKPLPKDMSESVIRELQSRIISCNKRLYPAPPNEDTSPVSLRNIRMPSAPNYKPGEKIATRKAYGVALAKLGRYNERVVVLDGDTKNSTFSELFKNEHPNRYVECYIAEQNMVSVAIGCAVRDRNVVFASTFATFFTRAYDQLRMAAISESNINLCGSHCGVSIGEDGPSQMGLEDLAMFRAIPTSTIFYPSDGVSTEKAVELAAITKGLCFIRTSRPENNVIYNCNEDFHVGQAKVVYKTSDDHVTVVGAGVTLQEALAAAEMLKKERINIRVIDPFTIKPLDSKTIIDSARATRGRIITVEDHYYEGGLGEAVCSAVVNEPGFTVHRLAVSQVPRSGKPHELLRLFGIDRDAIAQAVRKTLSSSANAK from the exons ATGGAGGACTACCACAAGCCGGACCAGCAGACGGTGCAGGCGCTCAGGAACATCGCCGCCCGGCTCCGAATCAACTCCATCAAGGCGACAACTGCAGCGGGCAGCGG CCATCCCACATCATGCTGCAGCGCGGCAGAGATCATGTCTGTGCTCTTTTTTCATTCCATGAAGTATCGACCCGAAGACCCCCGTAACCCCAACAATGATCGCTTCATCCTCTCCAAG GGTCATGCAGCTCCTGTGCTGTATGCTGTCTGGGCGGAGGTCGGCTACCTGAAGGAGAACGAGCTTCTGAACCTCCGTAAAGTCGACTCAATCCTGGAGGGCCACCCTGTGCCG AAGCAGCAGTTCGTGGATGTGGCCACTGGATCTCTGGGTCAGGGCCTTGGAGCCGCCTGTGGAATGGCCTACACTGGAAAATACTTTGACAAGGCCAG CTATCGGGTGTTCTGCCTGCTGGGAGATGGAGAGGCGTCGGAGGGTGCGGTGTGGGAGGCCATGGCGTTCGCCTCCTACTATCAGCTGGACAACCTGGTGGCCATAATGGACATCAATCGCCTGGGCCAGAGCGACCCGGCTCCACTGCAGCACCATGTGGAGAAATATCAGCGACGCTGTGAGGCCTTTGG CTGGCATGCCATCATTGTGGACGGTCACAGTGTGGAGGAGCTGTGTAAGGTGCTGAGTCAGCCCCGCCACCAGCCCCTCGCCATCATAGCCAAAACCATCAAGGGCAAAGGCATCCCAG CGGCTGAGGATAAGATGGGCTGGCATGGAAAGCCTCTGCCCAAAGACATGTCGGAGAGCGTGATCAGGGAGCTGCAGAGCCGCATCATCAGCTGCAACAAACGCCTCTATCCTGCTCCGCCCAATGAGGACACATCGCCCGTCAGCCTGCGCAACATCCGCATGCCAAGCGCACCTAACTACAAACCTGGAGAAAAG attgCTACGAGGAAGGCGTACGGCGTGGCTCTGGCCAAGCTGGGCCGCTACAACGAACGAGTGGTGGTCCTCGATGGAGACACGAAAAACTCCACGTTCTCTGAGCTCTTCAAAAATGAGCACCCCAACCGCTATGTGGAGTGCTACATTGCAGAGCAGAACATG GTGAGCGTGGCGATCGGCTGCGCTGTGCGCGACCGTAACGTGGTGTTCGCCAGCACCTTCGCCACATTCTTCACCCGAGCCTACGACCAGCTCCGCATGGCCGCCATCTCCGAGAGCAACATCAACCTCTGCGGCTCCCACTGTGGTGTTTCCATCG GGGAAGACGGGCCATCTCAGATGGGCCTGGAGGACCTGGCCATGTTTAGAGCCATTCCCACTTCGACCATCTTCTACCCGAGCGACGGGGTCTCCACGGAGAAGGCTGTGGAGCTCGCAGCCATTACAAAG GGTTTGTGCTTCATACGAACAAGTCGCCCAGAAAACAACGTCATTTACAACTGCAACGAGGACTTCCATGTTGGTCAGGCTAAG GTCGTGTATAAAACCAGTGATGACCACGTGACCGTGGTTGGAGCAGGAGTGACCCTCCAGGAGGCTCTGGCTGCAGCAGAAATGCTAAAGAAAG AGAGAATCAACATTCGCGTGATCGACCCGTTCACCATCAAACCCCTGGACTCCAAGACCATCATCGACAGTGCCAGAGCCACCAGAGGACGCATCATCACAGTGGAAGACCACTATTACGAAG GTGGGCTCGGCGAGGCCGTGTGCTCGGCGGTGGTGAACGAACCCGGATTCACTGTTCACCGCCTGGCGGTCTCCCAGGTGCCCCGCAGCGGCAAGCCCCACGAGCTGCTGCGGCTCTTCGGCATCGACCGCGACGCCATCGCCCAGGCGGTGCGCAAGACGCTCAGCAGCTCTGCCAACGCCAAATAA
- the LOC114145062 gene encoding uncharacterized oxidoreductase At1g06690, chloroplastic-like, with protein sequence MSSSVPKVRLAGGLEICRVLNGMWQVSGAHGTVDKTKAVEAMQAYVDAGLTTFDMADIYGPAEEIYGLFNNQLKSSGSAAPALQGLTKFVPRPGPMDRRVVEKALQRSMSRMQVDALDCVQFHWWDYKDKRYLDALGHLSDLQKEGVIRELALTNFDTQRLEEITQKGICISSNQVQYSLIDQRPAARMEQLCVANNIKLLTYGTLAGGLLSERYSGKAEPSSRAELDTASLSKYKNMIDSWGGWTLFQDLLVALETVAKRHGCSVASVATRYVLDRPAVGGVIVGCRFGVAGAGQHIGDSLRSCSPELQLTAEDHAAIESVTRRSTDLMALIGDCGDEYRR encoded by the exons ATGTCCTCCTCGGTTCCCAAAGTGAGGCTGGCCGGTGGTCTGGAGATCTGCCGAGTCCTGAACGGGATGTGGCAGGTGTCCGGAGCTCACGGAACCGTGGACAAAACCAAAGCAG TTGAGGCCATGCAGGCCTATGTGGACGCTGGACTGACCACATTCGACATGGCAGACATTTATGGGCCGGCTGAAGAGATATATGGACTGTTTAATAACCAG CTGAAATCCTCAGGAAGTGCAGCTCCAGCTCTGCAGGGTCTAACGAAATTTGTCCCCCGACCAGGACCGATGGACCGCAGG GTGGTGGAGAAGGCGCTGCAGCGCTCCATGAGCCGCATGCAGGTGGACGCCCTGGACTGTGTTCAGTTTCACTGGTGGGACTACAAAGACAAGCGATACCTGGATGCTCTTGGACACCTGTCTGACCTGCAGAAGGAGGGAGTCATAC GGGAGCTTGCCCTCACTAACTTTGACACACAGAGACTGGAGGAGATCACTCAGAAAGGCATCTGCATCTCCAGCAACCAG GTGCAGTACTCTCTGATCGACCAGCGACCTGCAGCCAGGATGGAGCAGCTCTGCGTGGCCAACAACATAAAGCTCCTCACATATGGAACGCTGG CCGGCGGCCTGCTCTCTGAGCGTTACTCGGGGAAGGCGGAGCCCAGCTCGCGGGCGGAGCTCGACACCGCCTCCCTCTCCAAGTACAAGAACATGATTGACTCCTGGGGTGGATGGACTCTCTTCCAGGACCTCCTCGTCGCCTTGGAGACAGTGGCAAAGAGGCACGGCTGCTCAGTGGCCAGCGTGGCCACACGCTACGTGCTGGACCGCCCGGCCGTAGGCGGAGTCATCGTCGGGTGTCGGTTTGGCGTCGCCGGGGCGGGGCAGCACATCGGCGACAGCCTGCGCAGCTGCAGCCCCGAGCTGCAGCTGACGGCAGAGGATCACGCAGCCATAGAGAGCGTCACGCGGCGCTCCACCGACCTGATGGCGCTCATAGGAGACTGTGGGGATGAGTACAGGAGatga